One segment of Solanum lycopersicum chromosome 1, SLM_r2.1 DNA contains the following:
- the LOC101252520 gene encoding putative lipid-transfer protein DIR1 encodes MPMKGSKVLGMVVLGLLLIVEFASGMNICNMDDDGLTSCKPSVTQPNPVEPSASCCEALSGADLQCLCSYRNSFVLPSLGIDPELALALPTKCNLTSPSNC; translated from the coding sequence ATGCCTATGAAAGGAAGCAAAGTTTTGGGTATGGTAGTTCTAGGACTACTACTTATAGTAGAATTTGCAAGTGGAATGAATATTTGTAACATGGACGATGATGGTTTGACATCATGTAAGCCATCAGTAACACAACCAAATCCAGTGGAGCCATCTGCTTCTTGCTGTGAAGCTTTGTCAGGTGCTGACTTGCAGTGTTTGTGTTCTTATAGGAATTCATTTGTGTTGCCCTCTCTTGGGATTGATCCTGAACTTGCCTTGGCTCTTCCTACTAAATGCAATCTCACTTCTCCTTCTAATTGTTAA